One genomic segment of Ancylobacter sp. IITR112 includes these proteins:
- a CDS encoding heme biosynthesis protein HemY, protein MIRLVVYLLVLSAVAFGIAWLADRPGAVVIDWQGWQVETSILVAASALLALLAVTILLWTLLRLVVRSPDAIAHSWRSRRRNRGWSAVTRGLVAVGSGDAVGARRAANDAQRLLGEEPLSKLLAAQAAQLSGDAAGAEVVFRSMTENPGTRLLGLRGLHVEARRRGDQGAALQAAEEAARHEPGLAWAADAVIEARCLNGDFAGALAMLEREAAHGALDRATHRRRRAVLLAAQAQALELSDPATAREKAQEAARLAPTLVPAADIAGRLLGASGDTRKAAKILETAYAATPHPDLADAYLHLRPGDASRERLKRVRTLTAHQPAHPESAMALARAALDAQDFDVARTALAPLLVAPTQRTCLLMAELEAGEHGDVGKAREWTARAVRAQRDPAWVADGVVAEAWGPVSPVTGRLDAYEWKLPPGLATTPMLENEAERVKLAIAAAIESRPPSAPADVVVDLTGESAAASLAPEAEKPEAAAKPAPAAASPAKPADSATGKPSPVVAMPHLPDDPGPGGSFGDEPNGGRPPYPV, encoded by the coding sequence GTGATCCGGCTCGTCGTCTATCTCCTCGTTCTTTCTGCCGTCGCCTTCGGCATCGCCTGGCTGGCCGACCGACCTGGCGCGGTGGTCATCGACTGGCAGGGCTGGCAGGTTGAGACCAGCATCCTCGTCGCGGCCAGCGCCCTGCTGGCGCTGCTGGCGGTGACGATCCTGTTGTGGACCCTGTTGCGGCTGGTCGTCCGCTCGCCGGATGCCATCGCCCATTCCTGGCGCAGCCGGAGGCGCAATCGCGGCTGGTCGGCGGTAACGCGCGGGCTTGTCGCAGTCGGTTCCGGCGACGCGGTCGGCGCGCGCCGGGCGGCCAATGACGCGCAGCGCCTGCTCGGCGAGGAGCCGCTCAGCAAGCTGTTGGCGGCGCAGGCGGCGCAGCTTTCCGGCGATGCCGCCGGCGCCGAGGTGGTGTTTCGCTCCATGACCGAGAATCCCGGCACGCGGCTGCTCGGCCTGCGCGGGCTGCATGTGGAAGCGCGGCGGCGCGGTGATCAAGGCGCGGCGCTGCAGGCGGCGGAGGAGGCTGCCCGCCACGAGCCCGGCCTTGCCTGGGCGGCGGATGCGGTGATCGAGGCCCGCTGCCTCAATGGCGATTTCGCCGGCGCGCTGGCGATGCTGGAACGCGAGGCGGCGCATGGCGCGCTCGACCGCGCCACCCATCGCCGCCGCCGCGCGGTGCTGCTCGCCGCGCAGGCGCAGGCGCTCGAACTCTCCGACCCCGCCACCGCGCGGGAGAAGGCGCAGGAAGCCGCGCGCCTCGCCCCCACCCTTGTGCCGGCGGCGGACATTGCCGGGCGGCTGCTCGGCGCCTCCGGCGACACGCGCAAGGCGGCGAAGATCCTCGAAACGGCCTATGCGGCGACCCCGCATCCCGACCTTGCCGACGCCTATCTGCATCTGCGGCCGGGCGACGCCTCGCGCGAGCGGCTGAAGCGCGTGCGCACGCTGACCGCCCATCAGCCGGCGCATCCGGAAAGCGCCATGGCGCTCGCACGCGCCGCGCTCGACGCGCAGGATTTCGATGTCGCCCGCACGGCGCTGGCGCCGCTGCTGGTGGCGCCGACGCAGCGCACCTGCCTGCTGATGGCGGAACTGGAAGCGGGCGAGCATGGCGATGTCGGCAAGGCGCGCGAATGGACCGCCCGTGCGGTGCGGGCCCAGCGCGATCCGGCCTGGGTGGCCGATGGCGTAGTGGCGGAGGCCTGGGGGCCGGTGTCGCCCGTCACCGGCCGGCTCGACGCCTATGAATGGAAACTGCCGCCCGGGCTCGCCACGACGCCGATGCTGGAGAATGAGGCCGAGCGGGTGAAGCTCGCCATCGCCGCCGCCATCGAGAGCCGCCCGCCCTCGGCGCCGGCCGATGTGGTGGTCGATCTGACCGGTGAGAGCGCCGCGGCCAGCCTGGCGCCGGAGGCGGAGAAGCCGGAGGCGGCCGCCAAGCCGGCGCCTGCCGCCGCCTCGCCGGCGAAACCGGCCGACAGCGCGACGGGCAAGCCCTCGCCTGTCGTCGCCATGCCGCATCTGCCGGACGATCCCGGTCCCGGCGGCTCCTTCGGCGACGAGCCGAATGGGGGGCGCCCGCCTTACCCGGTCTGA